The DNA region CAGGGAAGGGAATCACgactgggaaaaggggaagggagagaggagggagtgggaagaaccagagagacatttgtaatgattaataaaccaattgcttggaatcaaatgtccttacctggtgtctcagggctgggtgtgtctgcacccacaccattcctggcactccttttctgccacctgtcccacacccctcctgtgtcATTCACCCTCGCCATTACCAACATAAGAGGCATTGGTAGAGCGGAcagccagtgactttttcccagggcagaaatggccattacaagagggcataattttgaggtgattagaggaaagtacagAAGGGAGGTCAgaggtaatgtttttttttaaacacagagagtggtgggtgcaaagAACACATTtccagtggtggtggtagagtcagatacatcagggacatttaagagacttgtagataggcacatgaatgaaataaataaaaacagagggttatgttggagggaagggctagcacgacattgtgggctgaagagcccgcACAGCACCTCACTGTTCTATGTAATGCCAGTGAGCAttcttccacaccgttccatgtTTCAACCCAACTGGAATCCCTGATAATTTACACGGTTGTGTTCCTTCTTCACAGAAAAGCAGCCCTTACTCATTACAATTTTGCAACTGCATAAACAAAGCCTCCCGAGTGGAGCATGAAAATATAACATTAAAACTTGCAGTGATCAGTACATCTGCACGATGTGATCGGTTCTTTATGTCAGCTGTAATGCTGCCTAAAGACAGTGGTGGGCCGGGTTTGCAAATTTGATCTATTTTTTTTCTGACACTGCGTATAATTTTTCTTTTACAAGGCATCTTACAAGCAGTTTCTTCCCTTACCTGCTGCAAGCTGCGCTTGGCTTGCAAAGCAGCATTCAGTTTTTCCTCCTGCTTCACTCGCATCTTTATGATTTCATGCAAGAATTTCTCCTTGGCCTCCTTGGTGTCAATTCCAACGTCCAAGGCCTGCCTCAGTTGCTCTAGCTCCACTTCCAGTCCACCGTTGTGTGCCTCTGTGTGGCCCCAGCTCTCCTGGGCTGCACTGGATGCGACTTGGACTCCAGGTGAGCTCAGATCCTTCGCTGATGAGCCAGATGAGGTGAAGGAAGGAGAAGAAAGTGAAGACAATGACGATGTGACTGTAGGAAGGAAAAAAATTGCATCACTACACATACATAATCCTTATGGTCCCTTTTCATTTGGAAAGCTGGACATTGTGGAGGCTAACGCAGTGGAACTAGTCAtcgcacaatgtcatacactacATCGTTAATGGACGTCTGACTAAAGTGAGGATTTGCCACCTGTCTAATGGTCCTAAAGATAATCTGCAGGACACAGTGCAAATCTGGAAGGGAAGCTGAGGAACGAGGCCACCTCGAGATTGGCAAGCTAAGGCCAactctttggactgtaggaggttGAGAATGACTTGATTCCCATGgcgaaaatggctaatacaatgaggcataattttaaggtgactggagaaaagtataggggaaATGTCAGTTGTAAGTTCTTCACATAGGGAGTGGTGCTAGAGGCAGTTACATTAGGGGgacttaagaaactcttagaaaggcacgtggatggaagaaaaataaaGATGGCTATGTCGGAAGGAAGGGctggattgattttagagtaggttaaaaggtcagcacaaaatCATGAGCTGGAAGTCCTGTATTGAGCTATAACATTCTATGTTCGACTTTGGCTGTTAAATGGCACAATTGAGTGGCAATACTTTTCTACCTCCTAACTCTGATGCTAAGCTGCAGGCTACTGGTACTCTGGGCACATGcagagacacttgcaggctgcccccagtaatccttaggttgtgttggttgttaacacaagcaacttatttcactgtgtgtttcaaagtGACAAATAAAAGATTCTGAACCACGTGGAACACCATCATTTCTGTCCGTCCGGTACTTGATTAAGTGTACGAATTTGCTTAAGGTACTTGAGTTAGCACTGTCCTCATCCAGCAGGGAAAGCAATAGCAGATTCACATGATTATCCACTTGTTATATAACTTCCAGACTCCTTGACTCATCTTGTGAGATCATCAGCCAACGTGACTGGGACAGGTGAACTTTAACTATGAGCTGGCTCTAAGACTGCTGAATTATAAATTTTTCCGAATAAACTAAATGCTGCCCAGGAAGGGAGGTAATCTGTCTGCACCAAAGCCAATTTGTCTTAGTCATTTAAAGAAAAAACTTAGATCATAACAACAGATTACTAACAGATATCAGTGAGGGTACAAATGCATCCTCATTCCATTAAGGGATCAGCAGAGCACAATCGCCTATTATTCAAAGGTATAATTTGCAGGTAACTAATGTAAAAGTGACACATTATTATGTTAAAAGAGCTTCTTCAATTCGAATTCTTCATGTGGGTAGAAAACCAAGCAAATCAGTGAAAATGACAGACCATTCCTTACATCGAAAAGAAATGGGCCATGAATGGAGTCACataacacaacagcacagaaccagacccttcagcccatctagtccatgccgaaccactAACCTACCTAGTCCAATTgatctccatcctcaccacagtcctccatacccctccaatcTATGTACCTACcgtaatttctcttaaatgttgaaatcgaacctgcaaccaactggcagctcgttcctcactCTCACTAGCCTCCGAGTGAAGATGTTCCTTCCCCcttatattccccttaaacatttcacctttcacccttaacccatgactcctGAAAAAATACAGGTGCAaacaaatccatttaagatccccCCCATCTTTTTCAGCTCTACatatagattaccactctgatcttccagaggtccagttttgtcccttgttattcttttgctcttaatatatctgcagaagtccttaggattctctttcaccttttctgctagagcaacctcatgtcttcttttagctctcctgatttccttcttaagtgttctcttgcattttttatactccataagcatctcatttgttcctgcctgcaatgcatctccttctttttcttaactggggtctcaatatctctcgaaaaccaaggttccataaacctgttatccatgccttttattctgacaggaacatacaaactctgtactctcaaaatttcacttttggtggcctcccactcaccaagtacagttttgccagaaaacaacctgtcccaatccacgcctgtcagatcctttctgataccatcaggaTTGGCCTTTCACTACTTTAGAATCAAAACCctaggaccagacctatccttttccataattaccttgaaactaatggcaagTGTAGATGCAAAGTGTTGCCTTACACAAACCTCTGTCatttgccctgtctcattccctatttGGAGATCTAGTACCGCACTCTCTCAAGTTGGGATTTCTATGTACCGATTAAGGAAGCTTTCCTGAACAGATTTaataaactctttcccatccatcccttttaaagGATGGGAATCCCAGCgaatatgtgggaagttaaaatcacttgaTCACAACAGGTTTCTTGCTACAGTCTGCAATCCCTCTACAaacttgctcctctaaatcccatggccaattgggtgatctataatataatcccattaatgtggtcctacctttctcattcctcaatTCTACCCATAAATCCTCACTAGACGAGCTCTCCAATCTATCCTGACTGAGCACTTCCGTGACACTTCCCCTGATTAGTAacgccacccctccccctttaatccctcccgctctatcacatctaaaacaatggaactatagatgccagtcctgcccctcctgcaatcaagtctcactaatggctacaatgtcataattccacgtgctgatTCAATCATCAGAAGCTCATCTGCTTCTCCTACAATACTCCCTTTGTTGAAATAAATGCAGCTCGGAACATtaaaaagtacaaagtaaatttattatcaaagtacaagcctgagattcattttctggcaggcatactcagtaaatccaagaaccagaacagaatcaatgaaagactacacccaaAAAGCCAGAAAACAACCAAAGTGTAAAACATAGGTTCCACCTTGACTGACTtttcgattcctgactttgtatgtaggctcaACAATGTCTTTTCCCAAAACCACTATGTGAAATGGCGCTCTGGTTCCATTCCCCTGCAACTTTGGTTTAAACCCCCATGTACAGCacgagcaaaccttcccactacaatattagtccccctccagttcaggtgcaaatcatcccttctgtacaggtcccatcttccctggagagagcccaatgatccaaaaatctgaagccctcccttctgcaccaactccttaaaCTATATGATCTTCGTACTTCTGGCTTCAtgagcacatggcatgggtagcaatcctgagatcacgacCCTGGAGGTCTGTTTTTTAACTTAGCACCGATGTTTCTGAACTCACTTTACAGAACCTTGTCACCCATCCTCCACATATCATTGGTACCGAAATGGACCGcaatctctggctgctcaccccccCCACTTTAAGAATGCTCtggacttgatccaagatgtccctggctctggcacccaggaggcaacaaatcatctgggaatctcattcccATCCACAAAAGCTTTCTGTTCCCCGAAGCAACAAATCTCATCACTACAGCTAgtttcttctcccccttcccttctgagtcacagaaccaGGCTCGGTGTCaaagacctgactgctgtgggtttcctctgctaggacatccccccaacagtatctaaagactggagtgctggagaaactcagtaaggcaggcaacatctatggaggagcAGGTTTTAGAGACCCTCATTAAACTTTGCATAAAGGGTCTctacccaaaacatcagctgtcctggtttcctctcacagactCAATCTGACCCCACTGAGTTTGCCCAGCACATCGTGCGTTGCTCCACGTTCCATTCTCTCGTGGTTGCTATCCAAGCTCACGATCCGAACATACTTTCCCACAGAGTGGAATGTCGCGGGAGTTTGACCCCGGAGACGTGCCGCAGGAGCTCTCGTGAGCTGGTACATCTGGAGAAGGACAGgctgaaagtaaagcattcagctctgACTCGAGTGCTGTGTTGACAGAGGTCTGGAAGTCCATTCATCAGGCCTCTTGACATGAAGAagagcttggggggggggggggggggagagttaaTTTATAAGCTGTGTGTGAATTAAACTTACATCCTTCTCTGCTTTCGACTTCCACTTCAGCATCTGAATCTTTGTCTTCAGAAGGAAACGTGGCAGCAAgaggaacagctgcttcctgTTCAAGCTCTGTTTCGGCTGTTACCCTCCTTTTCCGAGGTCTGTTAACTTCATTTGGAGTCCCGGCGTTCTGTGTGGCTGTAGTGGCCAGTGGTGACTGTCGTCCAGTCCTCTGCTGGGGCAGTGGTGTTAGGGCCACATTTGGCGCCACTGAACTTTCGTAATTTTTGTATGCATAGAAACTAAGAGAGAACACAGAACTATTCAGAACTGAGAAAATATATGTACAGTTAAATCTCACCTTCCCCAATGCAAATTTGATCACTTTTTTTTGTATCATTAAAGCTCAGAATTTCAAACATAAAATGCAAGAGCTTCATATGAGCACATCTCCAAGGGGTGCAGCCATTTGTTGGCCAGGACTGCCATGGAATGAGTGAGAGTTGAGCCAAGAAAGATTTACTAATTGTGAACTAAACATAAATAGTGGCATTAGCAACCTTTCctatggagaatggggttgagagggaaaataaatcagccatggatcgaatggcagggcagattcagtgggcagaatggcctaattctgcttctttgttttatggtctaGGTCATGGATTGATAATGTGTTCAAATGATACAGAAGCTGCCTTCTGCCACCTCCCTCAAAGAGGTAGGCCGGCGGGCAGCTCATTTTAAATATCAAGATCACAGCTCCATTTTCCCCACGTGAAGTGAATACACTTCACTTCTTCGTTATTTAAAGTAACCTGAAAATAAACTGTCATGCTCATTTTAAGATTTTGCTGACATCCGTATAAAGATTTCTAGTTTTGATCTTCAGAACCTTCTACTTCACCATACCTCGTTTCAAGATAAGAGCAATCAGATACCGTACCTGTCCCGCGATAGTGCAGGGAGGTGAGTCAGAGTTTCTTTTTCAGTTGTGGAAGTGGCTGGTGACCAGGGTCGGAAGGCGGAGAGTCTTTGCTGAGAATGTACACAACTGCTACTTAGAACATTCTAGGCAAAGAAAAATATTGTTTCTTTATTAACATATAATTTTCTTTAAGATCATTCTGCATTAACTTTTCACTATCTTATTTTTttcatctctccctcccttttcctctGCATCTTTGTGTTTTTAAAGGTGACTCGATTGGGAAGGCCGCTTCAAAGGTGCTGACAGACCTTAACGGCCAGTTAATGGACAGACcttaatacaagagattctgcagatgctggaaatccagagcaacacgcacacacacacacacaaagtgctggaggaactcagcaggtcaggtggcatcaatggaattgaataaacaatcaatgttttgggccgagacccttcctcaggactcactacagaagaagggtctcggcccagtgtttgtgtgtgttgcaatggaCAGACATTACTGTTTTCGCATTTGACCGTTgatatttcaagattcaagattgtttaatgttatttccagcacacacacgtgtaaaggagaacaaaataattgttactctggattctaTGTAGCACCaaaccacaataagataaagaacacaataataccccaaaaaaacagaaaatatgaatacataagataacttatgtacatagattgattgtatgttgaatttccccatggggatgaataaagtatctatctatctatataaggtgactgacaggaaatgataaagtggtggtggttgggtgtggaggagtggtttAGTGGCTGgatgtgttgatcagccttactgcttggggaaagtaacagcgtttgagtctggtggtcctagcgTAGGTGCCACTTagtctcctccccgatgggatgGGATTTTAATGTGTCAGACACCACAGCCAAATATAACAGctcatgggggagtctaggaccagagggcactgcctcagaatacaaggatatccctttagaacagagatgaggaggaatttattgagccagaggtggtgaatctgtagaattattTTCTACAGACAACTGTGACGGACATATCACTggctgtatttaaagtggagattgatggattcttgattagtaagtgcgttaaaggttacggggagaaggcaggagagtggagttgagagataataaatcagccatgatggaatgcaggagcagactctatggacctaattctgctcttatgtctcatGGTCATCCATGCACACCTATGCACAAATCAACACCCTCTCAACAGCAATGAGAAGAATCTTGGACAAGTTCTCCCATTCTAGAAGTGTGGGTGTTAGCTGTACTGCCTTTGGCAATGCCAATGTCCAAATCAGCCAGCTTTGACCAGGGCCCCTCAGATCGCATGCAAACTTGGATTAGATTCAAGGGCATTTGTTTAGGGAATGCCCCAGGGCAGGGCAAGTTTCCTTTGCATAATGTTTCTGAAAGAAAAGCAGATTAGACAGATCTTGATGAATGGAAATCTAGAATACACATGTCAAAAGTTAACGGAACTTCATCCAATTACTAGTATAAAAATTACTACATTTTGTTTCCTCTATTAAGATCCTCCCTCTTCCTCAGACTGTTGCCACATGGTTTCCTCTCAGTTGGAGCATATGTGTCAACCATCCAGCTGCCAGTCCCTCTTTCAACTCTGCTCAACCTTACTCTGTATCACAGACTTCACAGCAGACCCAATGTTGAATCATACTTTTTGTAAGGCAGGCAAAAGagtatcctctttcccctcccctccctcttttgACCAAAGTTATTTGTTGGACTTACTACTGAGTGACGTACATACCTTCATGCCTGAAGGAGAGGAGAACGACCTCCACCATTCAGGCTGTTTCTCCTTCTCGCTTGTAGTTGGATGCTCTGAAAGGGTTTCATCTTTCTTGAACTTTTTAAACACTGTTTGATCAAAGGGGACCTAGATGGAAGAGAGACAATAAGAGAGAATGAATTTAACAATTTTTTTGATTGTATACAATACAAAAACATTTCAAGGAAAAATAATTTGATCAGGGATACTGAAAACTATATTTTTTTCCAATTAGGTTTTTTTAATAGTGTCTGACTGAATTTTTCCCAAGATATAAAtgcatagaccataagacatcggagcagaattaggctattcaaccctttgagtctactccgccatttcatcatggctgatccaattttcctctcagccccaatctcctgccttctcccataacccttcatgccctgactaatcaagaatctatcaacttctgccttaaatatactcagtgacttggcctccacagctacccgtggcaatgatttccacagattcaccaccctctggctaaagaggatGTGAGGTGTATAAATAGGGAGAAATGCAAACAGGCTCTTCCCCACGAAAACTGAGacagattagaactagaggtcaaaggttaagggtgaaaggtgaaatatttaaggggaacctgccTCTTTGGGATTCCCAACAGTATGTGGGCAGTAAACTTCCCCGATTCCATGCCAATCGGAGTAAAGATCCCATACAACAGAATGGAGAATCCAGTTTTGaagatcttcaaaaggcagtgctcaagaaggcagcatccatcattaaggactttcacTATCTggtccatgaacaatacctcattattctttttttgctctgtttatttattttgtatagtaaattttaaatgtcTTTGTACTGTTCTGCTGTCAACAAATAACACATTTTCCATATAAAACTGtgttaacaaacctgattctgattaggacaaaataaatatatttttaaaatttcttagtGTTTCAATATGTCCTTATTAATTTTATGCATTTGTAAAACAATTTTTAACATCACTGCAGTTATAGTAGTTTTTTAAT from Hemitrygon akajei chromosome 29, sHemAka1.3, whole genome shotgun sequence includes:
- the LOC140718409 gene encoding ski oncogene-like → MKNVLSSSCVHSQQRLSAFRPWSPATSTTEKETLTHLPALSRDSFYAYKNYESSVAPNVALTPLPQQRTGRQSPLATTATQNAGTPNEVNRPRKRRVTAETELEQEAAVPLAATFPSEDKDSDAEVEVESREGFTSSLSSLSSPSFTSSGSSAKDLSSPGVQVASSAAQESWGHTEAHNGGLEVELEQLRQALDVGIDTKEAKEKFLHEIIKMRVKQEEKLNAALQAKRSLQQELEFLRVAKKEKLREATEAKRNLRKEIERLRTENEKKMKEANESRIRLKRELEQAKQIRVCDKGCEAGRLRIKYSAQIEELQVKLQHAEADREQLRADLLREREAREHLEKMVKELQEQLWLKPSNSTSSKVASKDSEI